Proteins from a genomic interval of Fusarium oxysporum Fo47 chromosome I, complete sequence:
- a CDS encoding major facilitator superfamily domain-containing protein encodes MSALENNTEAPKAITETALPFSPADEKRLVRKLDRTILPWIMLLYLLSYIDRSNMGNARNIGLEEDIGLSSVQYQIASASFYIGTVIFGTIGALMLKVVKPSTWLGICAVGWGAVSTLQAACVNPGGLIAVRFFLGVFEASFAPGCALYLSFWYLKSELSLRIAAYAGMSALSGVISGVVAYSMGLAKNMAVTSWQGLFLVEGLPTIAVGAATFWMLPGRPESGKSFWFTDEEHQIILNRRSRFTRNADEGISKAQVKAAFLDYRLYLFCVMYSGLSLSLAVAAVFLPTIVKDLGYHSVQANLMTAPIYAVAYVTLLVTATLSDRFRARGIPISIGGLIAGTGYICLGLLKDDLARYVTCFLAVTGTYMAFPIVLTWITSTFAGDTKAGVGLGIVIAVTHAVGVAASNIYPKTDAPYYLMGNAVSSSLVFLTALSAVIMSVMLYRENRLRDRRFGRPEAGVPIDMGGDADKAQDYRYEI; translated from the exons ATGTCGGCCCTCGAGAACAACACGGAAGCTCCAAAAGCAATCACCGAGACCGCATTGCCCTTCAGCCCAGCGGATGAGAAACGACTTGTCAGAAAGCTCGACAGGACCATCCTTCCTTGGATCATGCTCCTCTACCTTCTCTCCTATATCGACAGAAGTAACATGGGTAACGCCCGCAATATTGGCCTCGAAGAGGATATCGGCCTCTCCAGCGTCCAATATCAAATTGCTTCGGCTTCTTTCTACATTGGCACCGTCATATTCGGTACGATCGGTGCTCTGATGCTGAAGGTCGTGAAGCCTTCTACGTGGCTAGGTATCTGTGCCGTGGGCTGGGGCGCTGTAAGCACCCTACAGGCTGCGTGTGTCAATCCCGGAGGACTTATCGCGGTGCGTTTCTTCCTCGGTGTCTTCGAGGCATCCTTCGCCCCTGGATGTGCCCTGTACCTCAGCTTCTGGTACCTCAAGTCTGAACTATCTCTGCGCATCGCGGCCTATGCGGGGATGAGCGCCTTGAGCGGTGTCATCTCGGGTGTAGTTGCCTACTCCATGGGTCTTGCTAAGAACATGGCTGTTACCTCCTGGCAGGGCCTGTTCCTTGTCGAGGGTCTTCCAACAATTGCTGTGGGGGCTGCTACTTTCTGGATGCTTCCTGGCCGACCAGAGTCTGGCAAATCCTTTTGGTTCACGGACGAGGAGCATCAAATTATTTTGAACCGAAGGAGCAGGTTCACCAGGAACGCTGATGAAGGCATTAGCAAAGCTCAAGTGAAAGC AGCTTTTCTCGATTACCGTCTTTACCTTTTTTGCGTCATGTATTCCGGTCTTTCCTTGTCCCTCGCCGTAGCTGCTGTTTTCCTGCCTACAATTGTCAAAGACTTGGGTTACCACTCTGTGCAGGCGAATCTCATGACAGCTCCTATTTATGCCGTTGCTTATGTCACTTTACTTGTGACGGCCACCCTATCTGACAGGTTTCGGGCCAGAGGTATCCCTATCTCTATCGGGGGCTTGATCGCTGGCACTGGATATATCTGTCTCGGTCTTTTGAAAGATGACTTGGCACGATATGTGACATGTTTTCTCGCAGTCACA GGAACATACATGGCCTTCCCTATCGTCCTTACTTGGATCACTTCAACCTTTGCCGGAGACACAAAGGCAGGGGTCGGCCTTGGTATTGTCATTGCTGTCACTCACGCTGTCGGTGTTGCCGCGTCCAACATTTATCCTAAAACTGACGCGCCATATTATCTCATGGGGAATGCAGTATCAAGTTCCCTCGTGTTCCTGACAGCCTTGAGCGCTGTCATTATGAGTGTGATGCTTTACAGGGAGAACCGCCTCCGCGACAGGCGTTTCGGTAGACCTGAAGCAGGTGTGCCCATCGACATGGGAGGCGATGCTGACAAAGCCCAAGATTATCGTTATGAGATTTGA
- a CDS encoding 2-hydroxyhepta-2,4-diene-1,7-dioate isomerase (fumarylacetoacetate hydrolase family protein): MPTWTHLIRFLDDEGQTYLASLPSPQTTSEIISSTVTGYASFADLLEQNGRLVKVAKILSPLPFEGDIICIGTNYREHANEANLPVPLDPVMWYKPRRALAGPGEVPIPPIAANGFLDYEGELCIVLSRDARDVKVEEASDYVLGYTIGNDLTARFYQDPKRGGGQFTRCKAYDGFAPLGPVLTNAKTFGGVGDKKITTKVNDTVFQNSLCDLIHSPETLVSFLSQGTSLPAGTVIMTGSPPGIGYFQNPKLNLKDGDIVEVEISNIGTLTNKIVFQ, translated from the exons ATGCCGACTTGGACACATTTGATACGGTTCCTAGATGACGAGGGTCAGACCTACCTCGCTTCACTGCCATCCCCCCAAACTACCTCCGAGATAATTAGCTCAACCGTGACGGGGTATGCTTCTTTTGCAGATCTGCTTGAGCAAAACGGTAGGCTCGTCAAGGTCGCCAAG ATTCTCTCCCCACTACCGTTTGAAGGAGACATCATCTGTATTGGGACAAACTACAGGGAACATGCAAATGAAGCGAAC CTCCCTGTTCCCTTAGATCCCGTTATGTGGTACAAACCGAGAAGGGCTTTGGCCGGCCCGGGGGAAGTTCCAATCCCTCCTATCGCGGCCAACGGTTTTCTCGACTACGAG GGAGAGCTCTGTATCGTGCTGTCGCGTGATGCGCGAGACGTCAAGGTCGAAGAAGCCTCAGACTACGTCCTCGGGTATACCATTGGCAATGACTTAACTGCACGATTTTACCAAGACCCAAAGCGTGGCGGCGGTCAATTCACGCGATGTAAAGCCTATGACGGGTTTGCGCCTCTGGGACCGGTCCTCACAAACGCCAAGACGTTCGGCGGCGTGGGGGACAAGAAGATCACCACAAAGGTGAACGACACTGTGTTCCAGAATAGCCTCTGTGACTTGATACACAGCCCCGAGACCCTGGTCAGCTTCCTTTCCCAAG GGACAAGTCTGCCAGCAGGCACGGTGATTATGACAGGCTCGCCGCCAGGGATTGGCTATTTTCAGAACCCTAAGCTTAACTTGAAGGATGGGGACATAGTAGAAGTTGAGATATCTAATATTGGGACTCTGACAAATAAAATCGTGTTTCAATAG
- a CDS encoding Glyoxalase/Bleomycin resistance protein/Dihydroxybiphenyl dioxygenase, with protein sequence MAAVLPEINNDPSKIQLERITHVYFEHPDLEKFDVFAKDFGLIPAYQDTGLNLYRGYGKDPYCYVARKSPTGAQAFGGTAFVAQTEADFAKAAALDGAVVSELSPFPGGGRRVTLKSPSGFLFHVVHGQEERSPTESASSSLAESQGPLNGSLVKKRFGQFQRFRHGPATVHKLGHYGFIVGDWAKEVTWYTDNFNFVPSDVQYEGENGDLDVITFLHLDLGERFSDHHSLFLSRAPPGEHDRMHHTSYEVEDFDTQLLGHDWLASKGYYSVWGVGRHILGSQIFDYWRDPSGFTIEHYADGDLVNVKTGTKRSKAGPLSIWGPEFPADMTADGTRATAA encoded by the exons ATGGCTGCCGTGCTTCCTGAGATTAATAACGACCCTTCCAAGATCCAGCTCGAACGAATTACCCACGTCTACTTTGAGCATCCGGATCTGGAAAAGTTCGACGTGTTTGCCAAAGACTTTGGGCTTATCCCAGCCTACCAGGATACGGGCTTGAACCTCTACCGTGGCTACGGAAAGGATCCCTACTGCTATGTCGCTCGCAAATCACCCACGGGAGCCCAGGCCTTCGGTGGTACGGCCTTCGTTGCTCAGACAGAAGCCGACTTCGCCAAGGCCGCGGCTCTCGACGGTGCCGTGGTCTCCGAGCTGTCTCCGTTTCCAGGCGGTGGGCGCCGAGTAACTTTGAAGAGCCCCTCGGGGTTTCTTTTCCATGTCGTGCATGGGCAAGAGGAGAGAAGTCCTACCGAGTCCGCATCATCTTCGCTTGCCGAAAGCCAGGGTCCTCTCAACGGTAGTCTTGTTAAGAAAAGATTTG GCCAGTTCCAGAGATTTCGCCATGGCCCTGCCACGGTCCATAAACTAGGCCACTACGGCTTCATCGTCGGAGACTGGGCCAAGGAAGTCACATGGTATACAGACAATTTCAATTTCGTTCCTTCGGATGTGCAATATGAAGGAGAAAACGGAGATCTGGATGTCATCACCTTTTTGCATCTGGATTTGGGGGAGCGCTTCTCCGACCATCACTCGCTGTTCCTCTCACGTGCGCCCCCGGGAGAGCATGACCGCATGCACCATACATCCTACGAGGTGGAGGACTTTGACACGCAGCTCCTGGGTCACGACTGGCTAGCCAGCAAGGGCTATTACTCTGTCTGGGGTGTAGGCAGACACATTTTGGGGTCTCAGATATTCGACTACTGGAGAGACCCCAGTGGATTTACCATAGAGCACTATGCCGATGGCGACCTTGTCAACGTCAAGACGGGCACCAAGCGGAGCAAGGCCGGGCCGTTATCCATATGGGGACCCGAATTTCCTGCAGATATGACCGCTGATGGGACAAGGGCGACGGCAGCTTGA
- a CDS encoding cytochrome P450, translating to MSLITEDKIIIILTVLLVGWLVSLVRTILRPGLRKVPGPWLAKFTQAWRIGLVWKGNAHEEYKSLHDKYGPIVRTAPNVVDISDPTSIAIIYGISSKFLKSHFYQTLSVLYQNEVMDSMFTTTDPQEHKALKRPVAQKFSMSSLRTLEYLVDPCSDIFAKAMLDLQGQVVDLGEWAQWYAFDVIGAITFSRRFGFMENRKDVKNIISGIELGLAYAGIIGQVPSLHRYLLGNLTLKRILGRLGVLDPIAITTEMVSDCIKEYDSQPHSSERADFLAYFRQEQKSTGQQMSQRDLMNHLMNNLLAGSDTTGISLRSIFYYLLHDKSAYKTLQKEIDEADRAGKLSPTITFSESLELEYLQACIKEALRMHPAVSYPLERVVPPGGARLCGEYLPGGTIVGVNAAVIHRERDIFGQDADTFQPERWLHSSEERIKLMDRHNLAFGAGARTCIGKNISIMEMSKFVPQVLRQFDLEWASSEPGWRVKTYWFAKQTGLLVTWSARPVEAAGPAMPFAPTADEGKNLDPLRAVRGGADPFPIPTQPFRQGFRHVEALRPCYHHLQRSVVGITRPLLTQSTLLIRRGGC from the exons ATGTCACTAATCACCGaggacaagatcatcatcatcttgaccGTCCTTCTGGTCGGCTGGCTTGTCAGTCTCGTCCGCACCATCTTGCGCCCTGGGCTTCGTAAAGTTCCCGGCCCTTGGTTGGCAAAATTTACACAAGCCTGGCGTATCGGACTCGTGTGGAAAGGCAATGCCCACGAGGAGTATAAATCGCTTCATGACAAGTATGGCCCGATAGTTCGGACCGCGCCCAACGTGGTTGACATATCGGACCCGACCTCAATAGCAATTATCTATGGCATCAGCTCCAAGTTTCTCAAG TCGCACTTTTATCAGACCTTATCAGTCTTGTACCAGAACGAGGTGATGGATAGCATGTTCACAACCACCGATCCCCAAGAGCACAAGGCTCTCAAGCGACCGGTGGCTCAGAAGTTCTCAATGTCTTCGCTGCGGACACTGGAATATCTTGTCGACCCCTGCAGCGACATATTCGCAAAAGCCATGCTCGATTTGCAAGGACAAGTGGTTGATCTAGGCGAGTGGGCTCAGTGGTATGCCTTTGACGTCATTGGGGCAATCACATTCTCCCGACGTTTTGGGTTCATGGAAAATCGCAAGGACGTCAAGAATATCATCTCGGGCATCGAGTTGGGGCTCGCATATGCGGGAATTATTGGACAGGTGCCATCGCTGCACCGATATCTTCTGGGCAATCTTACCTTGAAAAGGATCCTCGGCCGACTCGGGGTTCTAGATCCGATAGCCATAACAACAGAG ATGGTTTCAGATTGCATCAAAGAGTACGACTCGCAGCCCCATTCAAGCGAACGAGCAGACTTCCTGGCCTACTTTCGGCAGGAACAAAAGTCGACGGGCCAGCAAATGAGCCAACGAGACTTGATGAATCATTTGATGAACAATCT ATTGGCTGGCAGCGATACCACTGGGATTTCCCTGAGATCCATCTTTTACTATCTGCTCCACGATAAGTCCGCATACAAGACTTTGCAAAAGGAGATTGACGAGGCAGATAGGGCGGGCAAGCTCTCTCCCACCATCACCTTTTCTGAGAGTCTTGAACTGGAATATCT CCAAGCATGCATCAAGGAAGCTCTGCGCATGCACCCTGCCGTGTCGTACCCGCTAGAGAGAGTAGTCCCTCCGGGCGGGGCCCGCTTGTGTGGAGAGTATCTGCCAGGTGGCACCATAGTCGGCGTCAACGCGGCCGTCATCCACCGCGAACGTGACATATTTGGACAAGATGCAGATACTTTTCAGCCCGAGCGGTGGCTACACAGCAGCGAGGAACGCATCAAGTTGATGGACAGGCACAACCTGGCG TTTGGTGCGGGTGCGCGGACGTGCATCGGCAAGAACATCTCCATCATGGAGATGTCCAAGTTCGTACCGCAGGTGTTGAGGCAGTTCGACCTAGAGTGGGCGTCGAGCGAGCCAGGGTGGAGGGTGAAGACTTATTGGTTTGCTAAGCAGACGGGGTTATTG GTGACATGGTCCGCCCGGCCTGTGGAAGCTGCCGGTCCCGCCATGCCGTTTGCACCTACAGCAGACGAAGGAAAAAACCTG GACCCCCTAAGGGCTGTCAGAGGTGGAGCAGATCCTTTTCCGATACCAACTCAACCATTTCGTCAGGGATTCAGGCACGTCGAGGCGCTCCGTCCTTGTTATCATCACTTGCAGAGGAGCGTGGTAGGCATCACGAGGCCATTGCTAACTCAATCGACACTGCTGATTCGGCGGGGTGGATGCTGA